Within Leptospira noumeaensis, the genomic segment GAAAAACAAACGAAGTCAATTCAGAACTCTACTCAATCCTCAATCTAAAAACTACTTTAATGCAAGGATCTGGCCTTGGAGCCATGTCGACCATCATCGATTCGATCCAACAAATCAAAGTAGACCAAGGTAAAGATTATCTCATTAACAAAGAGTTTTGGGATTTGTTATTCGAAAACCATGAACATAATATGGCAATGATGTCTGGACTTGACCTAGCGGTTGATATCATCCAAAACAACGCTAAATTAGTTAGAAGAAAAAGTGAAGAGTTACTCCGAATTTTACCATCTCTTGTTGAGTCCTTTAGAGCAGAAATAGAAGAACGAGAAATTAAAGTAAATTTGCCCGTGATCAAACAATCTGTATATTTAGATTTCGATATAGAATCGATGAAACTTGCCATCCATGAAATCATCACCAATGGATTAAAATACTCCAAAAAAAAATCACATTTTGATGTATTTGTTACCTTTGTGGATGGATACTTTTGTTTGTCAGCCAAAAACAATATTATTGAAGACGAATATGCAAAACAACTAGCTCATTCGGAAAAAAGACTAATTGAACCTTTTTATCGCATCCACCCACCTGTCGAAAGTTTTTACTCGAAAGAAAAATTCAGTTTAGGCCTTGGTTTGACGATGGTTGATTTTATCCTTCACCGACACAATGGAATGTTTTTCATTCGTAATGCCATTGACCATACAACAGAAGTCAAAGCTGACTGTATCATTGCCGAAATATTTTTACCAATTCAAAACGAAAAGGAAACAAAACATGAATAGAAAAATTCTGATTATCGATGACTCTGCGGTATTTCGCAAAATCATCTCCGTCCATTTAAAAAATGCAGACTTTGATTTGATTGAGGCCGGTGATGGTATCGAAGGTTTGAAACAACTAGAAAGTAACGAAGTTGATTTGATTGTGTCGGACATGAATATGCCGAATATGGATGGAATTAGTTTTGTAAAAAAGGTCAAAGAAAATCCGAAATACAAATTTACACCGATCATTATGTTAACCACCGAATCCCAACCAGAAAAAAAACAACAAGGAATGGATGCCGGTGCAAAAGCATGGTTAACCAAACCATTTTCACCAGAAGAGTTATTGGATACTATTTCTAAATTATTACCATAACCATGGAACCAGTCCAAACACTTAGAGAATCAAATTCTGGTTTTGAAATTATTTGGCAAGGGTATCTCACTGTACCTTTTGTCAAAGAATGGAAAAATTTATCTGACGTTTGGACAAATACAAAAGGAAAAATCATCCATCTGGACTTACAAGGAATTGAACGAATTGATACCGCAGGAATCCAACTTTTAGTTTATTTAAAAGAATTCAGCCAGTCAAATCACTACTCCTTCCATTTAAAAAACCACTCTCTTGCAGTGCTAAAAGTTTTGGATTTGCTTGGCCTTGTGAGTTTTTTTGGAGATCGTGTTAAGGTAAAAAAAGAGCATTCAAACGAAGTTGAATTTAAATATGGCACGAGGAAATTTAGTTAATGGATTTAACAGAGGTTATAGACGCCTATTTAGTTGAATCTGATGAATTCCTTCGGGATATGGAGGCAATTTTACTTCGTACAGAAGTTTCTACTCCTTCAGATGATGACTTAAACGCAATCTTTCGTGCTGTTCATACCATCAAGGGGACAGCGGGAATGTTTGGATTTGAATCCACTGTAAAATTCACCCATGTAGTGGAAAATTTATTAGATGGACTACGTTCTCACAACATTCCTTTCCAACAAGAATTAACAGAAATTTTATTACATGCAAAAGACCATTTATCTTATTTAGTTTTTGAAGAAACAAAAGGTAAAATTACAGAAGAGAAAATTAGTTTCGGTAATTCTATTTTAGAAAAAATGAAACCCTTTCTAAAAGAATCAAATGGAGAAGTCCCGACAAAAACTCAGGAAATTACTCCTTCTACTGAATCTAAACCAACGAAATCAAATTCTAGTTTTGGAATTCCAGGTTACCTGATTTCCTTTCGACCCAATCGGAATGTATTTTCACAAGGACTAGATCCAATTTCCTTTATTGGGTATTTAAAAAAAATAGGAACGATTCGTTCTTTAAAAACTGTATCGGAAATTACAAACAACCTAAACGAGTTTGATCCAGAAAATTGTTATTTAGGTTTTGAAATCCACTTTGATTCAAATTACGATTTAGAAACTGTAAGAAAAGTATTTAACTTTATTGAAAGTGATTCCTTTTTACATATCCTTCCTCCGGGTGCCGGAATCGAAGATTTGTGTAACCTTTCAGGGCAACTTCCGGAAGAGGAAATTTTACTTGGTAATCTTTGGAAAGAAATTGGAATACTAACTGATATTAGTTTAATTACGTATTTAGAAGAATTGAAAACTCTAAAAACAGGAATCGTTTCTACTGCCAATCTTTCAAACGTTACCTCTCCACCCGGATCGACACTTGAACCAACACAAGGAAATACGGCAAACCAATCCGCAAAAGATACAAGTAAATCGTCCACCATCAAAGTTGATTCCAAAAGAATCGACAATTTGATCAATCGTGTTGGGGAACTTGTAGTTTCCTGTGCCAATATGAACCAACTCATTGGAAATATGGATGATTCAAACTTACAAGAATCATCAATCCTTGTGATGAGACTCTTAAATGAAGTAAGAGAAATTTCCCTCAAACTCCGGATGGTTCCTATTGGAGATAGTTTTCAAAAATATACAAGAACCGTCAGAGATCTTGGAAAAGAACTAGGCAAAGACATTCGGCTCATCACAGAAGGGAACGAAACAGAACTGGATCGTAATATTGTCGATAAGTTAGGCGATCCACTGACTCATTTAGTCAGAAATGCATGTGATCATGGTTTAGAAACCCCCGAAGAACGAGAAAAAAAAGGGAAAACAAAACAAGGTACAATCAAACTAAATGCCTATCACGAAGCAGGAAGTGTTGTTATCGAAATCACAGACGATGGAAATGGTATCCAAAAAGAAAAGGTATGGCAAAAGGCTATTGATAAAGGGTTAGTTTCGGGACCAATGCCTGATTCGGAAGAAGAAGTATTTCAACTTCTATTTCATCCTGGACTTTCCACAGCTTCGCAAATTACCAATGTTTCTGGTCGTGGTGTAGGCCTTGATGTTGTTTTACAAAACATTGAATCCTTACGAGGAAACATCACTGTAAAATCTACACCTGGTAAAGGCAGTGCATTTATCTTGCGGTTACCTTTAACACTCGCCATCATCGATGGATTTTTAGTAGAAGTTGGCAACAATCAATTCATCATACCGATGGATATGGTTCTAGAATGTTTGCACTTTACAGAAGAAAACAGAGCAGAAACAAACCAATTTTTTCCACTTCGAGGCAGTTTGATTCCTTACCTCCGTTTAAGGGATTATTATCCATCCGAATCAAATGACAAGAATTTACGCGAAAATATCGTAATTGTTCGGAACGGTGAAAAAAAAGCAGGGATTGTGGTCGAAAGACTTCTCGGCGAATACCAAACAGTCATCAAACCAATGGGTTCTGTTTTTCGACATGTAAAAGGTGTTAGTGGATCTAGTATTTTAGGAAGTGGGAATGTGGCTCTGATCATAGACATCCCTTCTCTTTTTGAAAGAACGATCGCTTTAGAAAATGAAAGATTAAATCAATAATGAGGATGATATGAAAAATAATAAGATAAACACGAAACTAATCGTTTTTTTCCTTACGGGATTACTATTTTCGATTTGGACATCAGTGTATTCCTGGAGAACATTCTCAAGTTCTTTCCCTACAGAAGAAACAACCAATGCTCATTTAAAAAAAATGGGAAAACTGGAATCTGCTTGGAACTTGAGTCAATCGATCCAATCAGATCTTGTGGCCCTCCTCGGATCCCCTGACATTGACAAAACCTTGGTAGCAAAGGTAAAATATGATTTGGAAAAATTATCCTCTTCACTGGAACCAATGGCATCGGCACCAAATTCCAATGAAGAATCCGCCGTTTATAAAAATTTCCAATCAGAAAAAGAAGAATATATTTCTGCTGCAAAGATTTACATCGCAGATCCAGAAGACCAAACAAAAAAAGAACTTCTAAAATCTTCCTTACCTTCTTTATGGAAAGTTTATTCCAGTTCTATTTTTAAACTGAATGCACAACTTACCAAGGATGGTATTTTAGATATTGCAGAAAGATCCACCTCTGAAAAAGGAAACCTCATCCCCATTTATCTTTCTAGCGGATTCTTTCTTATCATCATAGCTTACCTACTTTTTACTTTGTTAAAACAAATTGAAAAACCAATGAAAGATGCAATCCAAATCAAAACCGCTCTGGACTGTGTTTCAACCAATGTTATGATAGCTGATTTGGATTTAAATGTGGTATATATGAATAAATCCATTCATTCTATGTTTGCAAAATCAGAAAACGAAATCAAAAGACAACTCCGCAATTTTTCACTCAAAGATTTAATGGGTAGCAATATTGATGGATATCATAAAGATCCAAGCCACCAAAGAAAACTTTTAGCTACGTTTACTGCCGAATACAAAAGCAGTATCACCATTGGTAGCCGTGAGTTTAATTTAATTGCAAATCCAATCATCACAACTACCGGGGAAAGATTAGGAAGTGTTGTGGAATGGGCGGATGTAACGGAAGCCAACGCAAACGCGAAAGCAATTGATAGGTCGCAAGCTACAATTGAATTTTCAATGGATGGAACCATTACCACCGCAAACGAAAACTTTTTAAAAGCAATTGGTTATAGTTTGAGTGAAGTCAAAGGCCAACACCACAGAATGTTTGTAGATCCACAAGAAGCAAATTCAGAAGCGTATCGGCAATTTTGGGCGGCTCTTGGCCGAGGAGAATTCAAAGCGGCAGAATACAAACGAATTGGTAAAAATGGAAAAGAAGTTTGGTTACAAGCGACTTATACACCTATCAATGATGCCAATGGAAAACCATTTAAAGTCATTAAATATGCGACAGACATTACCGAACAAAAGAAAATCAACCTGGAAACGGCAAGAATTGTGGATGACCTAGTCATTGGACTGGCCGCTTTAGAAAATGGAGATCTCACC encodes:
- a CDS encoding response regulator, with protein sequence MVESNLNPNSATSTRTKESQRRPKEPILIIEDKKENQVLLEAICKRIGMETEIAEDGKVALEMASQKPYSLYLVDLMMPVMDGKSFILERKKLEPSAVFIVQTAIDQIDEIIEIMKLGVYDYLLKPLHVEIVSDRLEKALEYVYLKRMESVLIDEESKELKSQLEWLNYKESHRKTNEVNSELYSILNLKTTLMQGSGLGAMSTIIDSIQQIKVDQGKDYLINKEFWDLLFENHEHNMAMMSGLDLAVDIIQNNAKLVRRKSEELLRILPSLVESFRAEIEEREIKVNLPVIKQSVYLDFDIESMKLAIHEIITNGLKYSKKKSHFDVFVTFVDGYFCLSAKNNIIEDEYAKQLAHSEKRLIEPFYRIHPPVESFYSKEKFSLGLGLTMVDFILHRHNGMFFIRNAIDHTTEVKADCIIAEIFLPIQNEKETKHE
- a CDS encoding response regulator, whose protein sequence is MNRKILIIDDSAVFRKIISVHLKNADFDLIEAGDGIEGLKQLESNEVDLIVSDMNMPNMDGISFVKKVKENPKYKFTPIIMLTTESQPEKKQQGMDAGAKAWLTKPFSPEELLDTISKLLP
- a CDS encoding STAS domain-containing protein, with amino-acid sequence MEPVQTLRESNSGFEIIWQGYLTVPFVKEWKNLSDVWTNTKGKIIHLDLQGIERIDTAGIQLLVYLKEFSQSNHYSFHLKNHSLAVLKVLDLLGLVSFFGDRVKVKKEHSNEVEFKYGTRKFS
- a CDS encoding chemotaxis protein CheA, producing the protein MDLTEVIDAYLVESDEFLRDMEAILLRTEVSTPSDDDLNAIFRAVHTIKGTAGMFGFESTVKFTHVVENLLDGLRSHNIPFQQELTEILLHAKDHLSYLVFEETKGKITEEKISFGNSILEKMKPFLKESNGEVPTKTQEITPSTESKPTKSNSSFGIPGYLISFRPNRNVFSQGLDPISFIGYLKKIGTIRSLKTVSEITNNLNEFDPENCYLGFEIHFDSNYDLETVRKVFNFIESDSFLHILPPGAGIEDLCNLSGQLPEEEILLGNLWKEIGILTDISLITYLEELKTLKTGIVSTANLSNVTSPPGSTLEPTQGNTANQSAKDTSKSSTIKVDSKRIDNLINRVGELVVSCANMNQLIGNMDDSNLQESSILVMRLLNEVREISLKLRMVPIGDSFQKYTRTVRDLGKELGKDIRLITEGNETELDRNIVDKLGDPLTHLVRNACDHGLETPEEREKKGKTKQGTIKLNAYHEAGSVVIEITDDGNGIQKEKVWQKAIDKGLVSGPMPDSEEEVFQLLFHPGLSTASQITNVSGRGVGLDVVLQNIESLRGNITVKSTPGKGSAFILRLPLTLAIIDGFLVEVGNNQFIIPMDMVLECLHFTEENRAETNQFFPLRGSLIPYLRLRDYYPSESNDKNLRENIVIVRNGEKKAGIVVERLLGEYQTVIKPMGSVFRHVKGVSGSSILGSGNVALIIDIPSLFERTIALENERLNQ
- a CDS encoding methyl-accepting chemotaxis protein, which produces MKNNKINTKLIVFFLTGLLFSIWTSVYSWRTFSSSFPTEETTNAHLKKMGKLESAWNLSQSIQSDLVALLGSPDIDKTLVAKVKYDLEKLSSSLEPMASAPNSNEESAVYKNFQSEKEEYISAAKIYIADPEDQTKKELLKSSLPSLWKVYSSSIFKLNAQLTKDGILDIAERSTSEKGNLIPIYLSSGFFLIIIAYLLFTLLKQIEKPMKDAIQIKTALDCVSTNVMIADLDLNVVYMNKSIHSMFAKSENEIKRQLRNFSLKDLMGSNIDGYHKDPSHQRKLLATFTAEYKSSITIGSREFNLIANPIITTTGERLGSVVEWADVTEANANAKAIDRSQATIEFSMDGTITTANENFLKAIGYSLSEVKGQHHRMFVDPQEANSEAYRQFWAALGRGEFKAAEYKRIGKNGKEVWLQATYTPINDANGKPFKVIKYATDITEQKKINLETARIVDDLVIGLAALENGDLTQLITNEYDGGFAKLRDSFNNTSKKLVEIINDVRTNTDALVNAADEVASTASTLSQGASEQAASVEETSASLEEMGASIDQNAENAKQTDTIATKSAKDAKQGGEAVKNTVSAMKEIADKISIIEDIAYQTNLLALNAAIEAARAGEHGKGFAVVASEVRKLAERSQKSANEIGSLAGSSVQIAESAGKLIEEIVPAINRTADLVQEITAASQEQSSGVNEVNKAMGQLDQVSQQSASASEELAAIAEELQAQAEKLLSSISFFKLGKQGNFPAAYDSKITKSSGKQSTSNPRKMDSADETNKFQKY